The Peptococcaceae bacterium genome window below encodes:
- the cas7i gene encoding type I-B CRISPR-associated protein Cas7/Cst2/DevR has protein sequence MKNAKALTITYLTTVSLGSLNGSDKEADNIVSIKKFSKGAEQYPYGSSQWLRRALRDQLAAMGWPTSEGVSANIAKGASTTLQKPDEYIDDDLFGFMGTEKGDDEKKGTANKRTSPVRVSPLISFDKYEGDLDFGTNYMGVKAGGTPNIFETEIHAGLYRSTILVELDRVGCGEGFEKELPVTEKAKRVKGLLSAIKNLWSTGRQTRFLSDISPKFLIAAILKVKNPIFLEILVPARGGVNVGLINETLADYKEEIIDYVIGAKKEMFEILPEDSLTIGEAFQKMNDWVDAYYVLL, from the coding sequence ATGAAGAATGCCAAAGCTTTGACCATAACCTATCTAACTACAGTGTCTCTTGGGAGTTTGAACGGATCGGACAAGGAGGCTGACAATATTGTAAGCATTAAGAAATTCTCTAAAGGAGCAGAGCAATATCCTTACGGTTCATCTCAATGGCTTCGCAGGGCTTTGCGGGACCAGTTAGCAGCTATGGGTTGGCCTACTTCTGAAGGTGTATCGGCCAATATAGCTAAAGGGGCATCCACGACCTTGCAGAAGCCTGACGAATACATTGATGATGACTTATTTGGCTTCATGGGTACGGAAAAGGGAGATGATGAGAAAAAAGGGACAGCTAATAAAAGAACTTCCCCGGTACGTGTTTCCCCTCTAATTTCCTTTGATAAATACGAAGGAGACTTAGATTTTGGAACCAACTACATGGGGGTTAAAGCAGGAGGAACTCCTAATATATTTGAAACGGAAATTCATGCTGGACTATACAGGAGTACTATTTTGGTAGAGCTGGATCGGGTCGGATGTGGTGAGGGTTTTGAAAAAGAATTACCTGTTACGGAAAAGGCAAAAAGGGTTAAAGGTTTGCTAAGTGCTATTAAAAACCTATGGTCTACAGGCAGACAGACAAGGTTTTTATCTGATATTTCACCCAAGTTTTTAATAGCGGCCATACTTAAGGTGAAAAACCCAATATTTCTGGAGATTCTAGTCCCGGCCAGAGGGGGAGTAAATGTGGGCTTGATTAACGAAACCCTGGCTGATTACAAGGAGGAAATCATTGATTATGTTATAGGGGCAAAAAAGGAAATGTTTGAAATACTACCGGAAGACAGCCTTACAATAGGTGAAGCATTTCAGAAGATGAACGATTGGGTTGATGCTTACTATGTATTACTTTGA